A portion of the Wolbachia endosymbiont of Oedothorax gibbosus genome contains these proteins:
- a CDS encoding latrotoxin-related protein (Members of this family contain a domain related to the alpha-latrotoxin from the black widow spider, and are found regularly as large proteins in the Wolbachia bacterial endosymbionts of insects and other other arthropods.) translates to MRVGMTEGVRAFFGMAPSKEIEERMEVKEHNNQLVKNAIEFLKNNTDFARYVFPSIKEKKEQFLRSLQGNKLSVDDCKRYTCKLEYEKNINMLPKPSDQLQVTRVYNVTFPLFESSFIDLREKERYIKISDSVPDEGSLFCVEGTVSKNLMIHVYTHVGMIPIEHTAVEPGSSKVKFLCEGAVGVEYKTNRTGNKTLIALDEGIDTAIGTPDSSNFFIVNNGYKNYTGGNKDDAFILQANNITGILNGMGGIDTLDLRGFGTKNNEYALIDTQGSVCSRNDEYSESYECTYRLKTSYINQIYGRKSKADRIHFVENLEYVDGLGGENSNKQDYVKIPYDLNKNPTVVLRGYTKVFLLEKSNKSVNFIDYIIPRGEHSESSVSFSFKGPIQHRFHFDYSISNLREINIGKDDITFNFFDQSKEFNVTLINSYDNSRRKYTDFPVNARYLFQDNTEVKILNRNNFYAEQSINKTVEETISEYAAIANRLKMTMQFTLPNNETVLVGHGAHEVMHNNPLYKSHLVGNGGENVYVITSAFDTAIPEVTLYNLNTGDFTDTLDLRKVIEQAKIECPESQVSSKIYKDDNDLIIKLYSNHYFSSGRCIDLSSEFLISSVILKNALLNGWYKELRVVLNSGPMKIKGDRHPWNLEALPLIFDKDKEIIVITPNDIEEENEIVIKKEVGNYTFARLRNDLIITNVFDQGLEESQHCTILLKDFYQEQKMRTLSIKFADKEINLRQHEMQINNATNFDALQEKHKNVRGIILNTTGLQKTTTTVNPEISTHHIRHKHHNSSSRNRRAIDENREENVVSAATKTSSWINVGISWLKKPITNTYAAAKGVYSSFADYVRSGDLRRDCVNYFNVNLQQVDERQMPGAFKLDGKETAAETIFKMGEHYFSQVDNGTITLLDLLIRKITGQKYISTADQHISLIEAQSYALNITEGLEKAVKQAALKSGMSMHRLNIDFGKIQKEVTGKIMGGKVNEIPGILESHIEEALPSKKAGDPGKLSPKKFNKFMTEFNRGLNIVLNQSIQQVLSSRDSILEVSDEQISLKPKSYLNDTSVQSHVTQDRGSRNQSKALIP, encoded by the coding sequence TGGAAGTGAAAGAGCATAATAATCAATTAGTCAAAAATGCAATTGAATTTTTAAAGAATAATACTGATTTTGCTAGGTATGTTTTTCCAAGTATTAAAGAAAAAAAAGAACAATTTCTACGGTCTCTTCAAGGGAATAAATTATCCGTAGATGATTGTAAACGTTATACATGCAAGTTGGAATACGAGAAGAACATAAACATGCTTCCTAAACCTTCTGATCAGCTCCAGGTGACTCGTGTATATAATGTTACATTTCCACTCTTTGAAAGTAGCTTTATAGATTTAAGAGAAAAAGAAAGATATATAAAAATCAGTGATAGTGTACCAGATGAAGGAAGCTTATTTTGTGTTGAAGGAACAGTAAGTAAAAATCTAATGATTCATGTTTACACACATGTGGGGATGATACCTATTGAACACACAGCAGTAGAACCTGGCTCATCAAAAGTTAAATTTCTTTGCGAAGGTGCCGTAGGTGTCGAATATAAGACTAACAGAACAGGTAATAAAACTCTAATTGCATTGGACGAAGGAATAGACACTGCTATTGGAACACCTGATTCTTCTAATTTTTTTATCGTGAATAACGGTTATAAAAATTATACTGGAGGCAACAAAGATGATGCATTTATTCTGCAAGCAAACAATATAACAGGAATCCTTAATGGAATGGGAGGAATTGATACACTAGACCTCAGAGGATTTGGTACAAAAAACAACGAGTATGCATTAATAGATACACAAGGATCTGTGTGTAGTAGAAATGATGAATATAGTGAGTCATATGAATGTACGTATAGACTTAAGACAAGTTATATAAATCAAATTTACGGAAGGAAAAGTAAAGCAGATAGAATACATTTCGTTGAAAATCTAGAGTATGTGGATGGCCTAGGTGGTGAGAATAGTAATAAGCAAGATTATGTTAAAATTCCTTACGACTTAAATAAAAATCCAACAGTTGTACTCAGAGGTTACACCAAAGTGTTTTTGCTTGAAAAGAGCAATAAAAGTGTAAATTTTATAGATTATATAATTCCTAGAGGTGAGCATAGTGAATCATCTGTTTCATTTTCTTTTAAAGGACCAATTCAACATAGGTTCCATTTTGACTACTCTATTTCAAATCTTAGAGAAATTAATATCGGGAAAGATGATATCACTTTCAATTTTTTTGATCAATCAAAAGAATTCAATGTAACTTTAATAAATTCTTACGACAATTCAAGAAGAAAATATACTGACTTTCCAGTAAATGCCAGGTACCTCTTTCAAGATAATACAGAAGTCAAAATATTAAATAGAAACAATTTTTATGCAGAGCAAAGCATCAATAAGACAGTTGAGGAAACAATTAGTGAATATGCAGCAATTGCAAATCGTTTAAAAATGACTATGCAATTTACATTGCCTAATAATGAAACTGTATTAGTTGGGCATGGTGCACATGAAGTTATGCATAATAATCCACTGTATAAGAGTCACTTAGTGGGTAATGGTGGTGAGAATGTGTATGTCATCACTTCAGCATTCGATACTGCTATACCTGAAGTAACTCTTTACAATTTGAATACGGGAGATTTTACAGATACTCTTGATTTACGTAAAGTAATTGAACAAGCCAAAATAGAATGTCCTGAGTCACAAGTTTCATCTAAAATTTATAAAGATGATAATGATTTGATAATAAAATTATACTCTAATCACTACTTCTCGTCTGGTAGGTGCATAGACTTATCTTCTGAATTTCTAATTTCTAGTGTAATACTAAAAAATGCGTTGCTAAATGGATGGTATAAAGAGCTACGTGTGGTTTTAAATAGCGGACCTATGAAGATTAAAGGTGATCGTCACCCGTGGAACTTAGAGGCACTACCTTTAATATTTGATAAAGATAAAGAAATTATAGTAATCACTCCTAATGATATTGAAGAAGAAAATGAAATAGTTATCAAAAAAGAAGTAGGTAATTACACTTTTGCTCGCTTAAGGAATGACTTAATAATTACTAATGTGTTTGATCAAGGTTTAGAAGAAAGTCAACATTGCACTATCCTACTTAAGGACTTTTACCAAGAGCAAAAAATGCGAACATTATCAATAAAATTCGCTGATAAAGAGATAAACTTGAGGCAACATGAAATGCAAATAAATAACGCAACAAATTTCGATGCTTTACAGGAAAAGCATAAGAATGTTCGTGGTATTATTTTAAATACAACGGGTTTACAAAAGACTACAACTACTGTAAACCCTGAAATTAGTACACATCATATTAGACACAAGCATCACAATTCCTCATCACGTAATCGTCGTGCTATCGATGAGAACAGAGAAGAAAATGTAGTAAGTGCAGCAACAAAAACATCTTCATGGATAAATGTAGGCATTTCTTGGTTAAAGAAGCCGATAACTAATACTTACGCAGCTGCTAAGGGTGTCTATTCAAGTTTTGCTGATTATGTTAGAAGTGGGGATCTTCGTCGAGATTGTGTTAATTATTTCAATGTAAATCTACAACAAGTAGATGAAAGACAAATGCCTGGTGCTTTTAAGCTTGATGGTAAAGAAACAGCAGCAGAAACAATATTCAAAATGGGGGAACATTATTTTTCACAAGTTGACAATGGTACAATAACGTTACTTGATTTATTAATTAGAAAAATTACAGGTCAAAAGTACATTTCTACAGCAGATCAGCACATATCATTAATAGAAGCGCAGAGCTATGCATTAAATATTACAGAGGGACTTGAGAAAGCAGTAAAGCAAGCTGCTTTAAAAAGCGGAATGTCAATGCACCGATTAAATATTGATTTTGGGAAAATACAAAAAGAGGTTACAGGAAAAATTATGGGTGGTAAAGTTAATGAGATTCCAGGGATTTTAGAATCGCATATAGAGGAAGCATTGCCTAGTAAAAAAGCAGGGGATCCTGGTAAATTAAGTCCAAAGAAGTTCAATAAGTTTATGACTGAATTTAATAGAGGACTAAATATAGTACTAAATCAATCAATACAACAGGTGTTAAGTAGCAGGGACAGTATATTAGAAGTTAGTGATGAACAAATAAGCTTAAAGCCTAAAAGTTATTTAAATGATACTTCCGTTCAAAGTCATGTAACTCAGGACAGAGGTTCAAGAAATCAAAGTAAGGCTTTAATTCCCTAG